The Camelina sativa cultivar DH55 chromosome 14, Cs, whole genome shotgun sequence genome includes a window with the following:
- the LOC104741804 gene encoding CSC1-like protein At1g32090, whose amino-acid sequence MATLQDIGVSALINLFGAFLFLIAFAVLRIQPINDRVYFPKWYLSGERNSPRRSDGTLVGKFVNLNYKTYFTFLNWMPQAMKMSESEIIRHAGLDSAIFLRIYTLGLKIFGPVMVLALVVLVPVNVSSGTLFFLKKELVVSNIDKLSISNVQPKSSKFFFHIGVEYLFTFWACFMLYREYNNVAIMRLQYLASQRRRPEQFTVVVRNVPDIPGHSIPDTVDQFFKTNHPEHYLCHQAVYNANKFAKLVKQRAKLQRWFDYYVLKHQRSQKNPTCKIGFLGLWGKRVDSIEYYKQQIKEFDHNMSLERQKVLKDSKLMLPVAFVSFDSRWGAAVCAQTQQSKNPTLWLTSSAPEPRDIYWKNLAIPFISLTIRKLVIGISVFALVFFYMIPIAFVQSLANLEGLERVAPFLRPVTRLDFIKSFLQGFLPGLALKIFLWILPTILLVMSKIEGYIAISTLERRAAAKYYYFMLVNVFLGSIIAGTAFEQLDSFLHQSPTQIPRTIGVSIPMKATFFITYIMVDGWAGIAGEILRLKPLVIFHLKNMFIVKTEEDRVRAMDPGFVDFKETIPSLQLYFLLGIVYTAVTPILLPFILIFFAFAYLVYRHQIINVYNQQYESCGAFWPHVHGRIIASLLISQLLLMGLLTSKEAADSTPLLIILPILTLSFHKYCKHRFEPAFRQYPLEEAMAKDKLEKETEPELNIKADLADAYLHPIFHSFEKEVPLPSSSSSSSSSSSSSSEAKTHQEETAEVRVDKYETHSSSPVIELGTPSHHHQVYNYATSPSSHYASAYEQSSSQYEYHYNTHQYEEHEYRYN is encoded by the exons ATGGCGACTCTACAAGATATAGGAGTCTCAGCTCTGATCAACCTCTTCGGTGCCTTCTTGTTTCTCATAGCATTCGCCGTCTTGAGAATCCAACCCATCAACGACAGAGTCTACTTCCCCAAATGGTACCTTTCCGGAGAAAGAAACAGCCCCCGTCGCTCCGACGGAACACTCGTCGGAAAATTCGTGAACCTCAACTACAAAACTTATTTCACTTTCCTTAATTGGATGCCTCAAGCTATGAAGATGAGTGAATCAGAGATTATTCGTCACGCTGGTCTTGATTCTGCTATCTTCCTCAGGATTTACACTCTCGG ATTGAAGATCTTCGGACCAGTAATGGTATTAGcgcttgttgttcttgttccagTAAATGTATCAAGTGGAACACTTTTCTTCTTGAAGAAGGAGCTCGTAGTCAGCAATATCGATAAGCTCTCCATATCTAATGTTCAACCCAAATCTTCAAA GTTCTTCTTCCACATTGGAGTGGAGTATCTTTTCACGTTCTGGGCGTGTTTCATGCTCTACAGAGAATACAATAATGTGGCCATTATGCGTCTGCAGTATTTAGCTTCACAGCGTAGGCGTCCAGAGCAGTTCACT gtCGTTGTTAGAAACGTCCCTGACATCCCCGGACACTCGATTCCAGATACAGTGGATCAGTTCTTTAAGACGAATCACCCTGAGCATTACCTCTGTCATCAG GCAGTTTATAACGCGAACAAGTTTGCAAAGCTGGTGAAGCAAAGAGCGAAGCTGCAACGTTGGTTTGACTACTATGTGCTGAAGCATCAACGATCGCAAAAGAATCCTACTTGCAAA ATAGGTTTTCTTGGTCTTTGGGGTAAAAGGGTTGATTCCATTGAGTActacaaacaacaaatcaaggAGTTTGACCACAAT ATGTCTTTGGAGCGGCAAAAAGTTCTCAAGGACTCCAAACTGATGCTTCCTGTTGCATTTGTGTCGTTTGATTCACGATGGGGTGCTGCTGTTTGTGCACAGACGCAGCAGAGCAAGAATCCGACATTGTGGTTAACGAGTAGCGCTCCAGAGCCTCGTGATATCTATTGGAAAAACCTTGCTATCCCTTTTATCTCTTTGACCATTCGAAAACTCGTAATTGGTATCTCAGTCTTTGCCTTGGTCTTCTTCTACATGATTCCAATTGCTTTCGTGCAATCTCTTGCCAATTTAGAAGGTCTTGAAAGAGTTGCACCTTTCCTCAGACCTGTCACTAGATT ggATTTCATCAAGTCATTCTTACAGGGTTTTCTCCCGGGTCTTGCTTTGAAGATTTTCTTGTGGATTCTCCCAACAATTCTACTGGTTATGTCAAAGATTGAGGGATACATTGCTATATCGACCCTTGAGCGTAGAGCAGCAGCAAAATACTATTACTTCATGTTAGTAAATGTGTTCTTGGGAAGTATCATTGCTGGAACCGCGTTTGAGCAGCTGGATTCTTTCCTTCACCAATCACCAACTCA GATTCCTCGAACCATTGGGGTCTCCATACCGATGAAAGCTACGTTTTTTATCACATACATAATGGTTGACGGGTGGGCTGGTATTGCTGGTGAGATTCTCCGGTTAAAGCCGCTAGTGATTTTTCACTTGAAGAACATGTTTATTGTGAAGACTGAAGAAGATAGAGTGAGAGCAATGGACCCTGGTTTTGTTGATTTCAAGGAGACAATCCCATCTCTTCAGCTCTACTTCCTCTTGGGAATTGTCTACACCGCTGTTACTCCCATTCTTCTTCCCTTCATTCTCATATTCTTTGCCTTTGCTTACTTGGTCTATCGCCATCAG ATAATCAATGTTTACAATCAACAATATGAGAGCTGTGGAGCGTTTTGGCCGCACGTTCATGGTCGTATAATCGCGAGCTTGTTGATATCTCAGCTTCTGCTTATGGGGCTTTTGACTTCTAAAGAGGCAGCTGACTCAACGCCATTGCTTATCATCTTGCCCATTCTCACACTTTCTTTCCACAAGTACTGCAAACACCGCTTCGAACCTGCCTTCCGACAATACCCTCTTGAG GAAGCAATGGCGAAAGACAAGTTGGAGAAGGAAACAGAACCGGAGTTGAACATAAAAGCTGACCTTGCAGATGCTTACTTGCACCCAATTTTCCACTCATTCGAGAAAGAAGTAccattaccatcatcatcatcatcatcatcatcatcatcatcctcatcatcagaAGCAAAGACTCACCAAGAAGAGACAGCGGAGGTAAGAGTTGATAAATATGAAACACACTCGTCTAGTCCTGTGATCGAGCTCGGCACTCCTTCCCATCACCATCAAGTCTACAATTATGCCACGTCCCCATCTTCTCACTACGCTTCAGCTTATGAGCAGTCATCGTCTCAGTATGAATACCACTACAATACTCATCAGTACGAGGAGCATGAGTACCGTTACAACTGA